In the Engraulis encrasicolus isolate BLACKSEA-1 chromosome 9, IST_EnEncr_1.0, whole genome shotgun sequence genome, one interval contains:
- the tmprss5 gene encoding transmembrane protease serine 5 — MLGPGTGVTSGGAHGAPWLTRERARAAGAFLRDTLGLGKHGESSTLFSPNHHLSVVWCGVVWRVVVLMGHGVVLERVLMSLVWRGMLLCGVLYMWCDVTWCGVTGVEWCGVSLGAESLSVIENTVATGSSVPYGGPLEAAAAGVGGAPQGPPAWVKATTATPQQVYQAFGGKAVGQRLVRLLALLCVLGLLGGVAVGVWHVVKLLLKPASQQSPAGGGGGGGGGGGGGLGDSKETSFCNVTEDISVTDSRKVFYRISPENSLLEIQLERLPTWLPVCYERWNSSLGTLVCRQLGYLRLTKHKGVNLTDIGPNYTDGFVQIAVENKAGLESLWQFRGNCSTGKVIALKCFECGTRAKLPRIIGGAEASLGRWPWQVSLYYSNRHTCGGSIITTDWVVTAAHCVHNYRLPQVSSWVVYAGIVTRNSAKMAEHRGHEVEKIIYNKNYNHRSHDNDIALMKLKTPLNFSDIVRPVCLPKYDHDLPGGTQCWISGWGYTQPDDVRIPDTLKEAPVPLISTRKCNSSCMYNGEITPRMLCAGYTEGKVDACQGDSGGPLVCQEEGVWRLVGVVSWGAGCAEPNHPGVYTKVAEFLSWIYDMIESY; from the exons atgctgggGCCTGGCACAG gggTAACTTCAGGGGGAGCGCATGGAGCCCCGTGGCTGaccagagagagggcgagagcggCCGGAGCTTTCCTCCGCGACACCCTGGGCCTGGGTAAACATGGTGAGagctccactctcttctctcccaaCCACCACCTGag CgtagtgtggtgtggcgtggtgtggcgtgtTGTGGTGTTGATGGGGCATGGTGTGGTGTTGGAAAGAGTGTTAATGTCACTGGTGTGGCGTGGCAtgctgttgtgtggtgtgttata cATG tggtgtgatgTGACGTGGTGTGGTGTCactggtgtggagtggtgtggtgtg agtctGGGCGCTGAGTCACTGTCTGTGATCGAGAATACGGTGGCCACGGGGTCTTCTGTGCCATATGGGGGGCCACTGGAGGCTGCGGCggcaggggtggggggggcaccGCAGGGCCCCCCCGCATGGGTCAAGGCTACCACGGCAACACCACAACAAG TGTACCAGGCGTTTGGGGGAAAGGCGGTGGGCCAGAGGCTGGTGAGACTGCTggctctgctgtgtgtgctggGGCTACTGGGAGGAGTGGCGGTGGGGGTATGGCACGTCG TGAAGCTGCTGCTGAAGCCTGCCTCACAGCAGAGCCCGgctggtggcggcggtggtggtggtggcggcggtggcggtggcttgGGGGACAGCAAGGAGACGTCCTTCTGTAATGTGACCGAGGACATCTCAGTCACAGACTCCCGCAAAG TTTTTTACAGGATCAGTCCAGAGAATTCCCTTCTGGAGATCCAGCTGGAGAGGCTTCCAACATGGCTGCCGGTCTGCTACGAGCGCTGGAACTCCTCGCTGGGGACGCTGGTCTGCCGCCAGCTGGGCTACCTCAG GTTAACCAAACATAAAGGAGTCAATTTAACCGACATCGGCCCAAATTACACAGATGGGTTTGTTCAGATCGCCGTGGAAAACAAGGCTGGTCTGGAGAGCCTGTGGCAGTTCAG GGGAAACTGCAGCACGGGAAAAGTTATAGCCCTTAAGTGCTTTG AGTGTGGCACGCGTGCGAAGCTGCCGCGCATCATTGGGGGTGCGGAGGCGTCGCTGGGCCGGTGGCCGTGGCAGGTCAGCCTGTACTACAGCAACCGCCACACCTGCGGAGGCTCCATCATCACCACCGACTGGGTCGTCACCGCCGCGCACTGCGTTCAcaa CTATCGTCTGCCCCAGGTGTCCAGCTGGGTGGTGTATGCGGGCATCGTGACCCGGAACTCAGCCAAGATGGCGGAACACAGAGGTCACGAGGTGGAGAAGATCATCTACAACAAGAACTACAACCACAGGAGCCACGACAACGACATCGCACTCATGAAGCTCAAGACCCCACTCAACTTCTCAG ACATTGTGCGGCCAGTGTGCCTGCCCAAATACGACCACGACCTCCCAGGAGGCACTCAGTGTTGGATCTCAGGATGGGGATACACTCAGCCAGATGACG TTCGTATCCCGGACACCCTGAAGGAGGCGCCGGTACCCCTCATCAGCACCAGGAAGTGCAACAGCTCCTGCATGTACAACGGAGAGATCACTCCCAGAATGCTTTGCGCCGGCTACACCGAGGGCAAAGTGGACGCCTGCCAG